From the Arthrobacter sp. PM3 genome, one window contains:
- a CDS encoding TetR/AcrR family transcriptional regulator: MTGPQRRTQLIGIGRGLFALRGLDGTTIEEIAATAGVSKPVIYEHFGSKEGLYTQVVDYEFHILLTSINEALSEEAKPRVLVERAALALLTYIEDRTDGFRILMRDAPPSQPEGAFSTLLSQVAARVEHILEDELARRGFSPADGAMYAQMLVGMVAMTGQWWQDSRTPDKREVAAHLVNLAWNGLTGLQKDPELRSQD, from the coding sequence ATGACGGGCCCGCAGCGCCGCACCCAGCTAATCGGCATCGGCCGCGGACTCTTCGCACTCCGCGGCCTAGACGGCACCACCATTGAGGAAATAGCCGCCACCGCGGGCGTCTCCAAGCCGGTGATCTACGAGCACTTCGGCTCGAAGGAGGGCCTGTACACGCAGGTGGTGGACTACGAATTCCACATCCTGCTGACCTCCATCAACGAGGCCCTGTCCGAGGAAGCCAAACCCCGTGTCCTGGTGGAGCGGGCCGCCCTGGCCCTGCTGACGTACATCGAGGACCGGACCGACGGATTCCGGATCCTCATGCGCGACGCCCCGCCGTCCCAGCCGGAGGGCGCCTTCTCGACCCTGCTCTCACAGGTGGCGGCCCGGGTGGAACACATCCTCGAAGACGAACTCGCCCGCCGCGGCTTCAGCCCGGCCGACGGAGCCATGTACGCCCAGATGCTCGTGGGGATGGTCGCGATGACCGGGCAGTGGTGGCAGGACAGCCGTACCCCGGACAAGCGCGAGGTCGCCGCCCACCTGGTCAATCTGGCCTGGAACGGCCTGACCGGTCTGCAGAAGGACCCGGAGTTGCGCAGCCAGGACTAG
- the glmU gene encoding bifunctional UDP-N-acetylglucosamine diphosphorylase/glucosamine-1-phosphate N-acetyltransferase GlmU — protein MSPENTGPAAVIVLAAGAGTRMKSRTPKILHEIGGRSLVGHALNAARSIDPRELALVVRHERDLVAAHVTALDPKALIVDQDDVPGTGRAVEAALEALDAQGPLSGTVVVTYGDVPLLTGELLAELVAVHEADDNAVTVLTAVLDDATGYGRILRAGDGTVTGIREHKDATEAERGIREINSGIYAFDAAVLRDALVHITTDNAQGEKYLTDVLALARAAGGRVAAVVTADRWQVEGANDRVQLSALGAEHNRRTVEAWMRAGVTVVDPATTWIDSTVTLDEDVRLLPNTQLHGATTVARDAVVGPDTTLSDVTVGEGAKVVRTHGSGSTIGARASVGPFTYLRPGTVLGETGKIGAFYETKNVTIGRGSKLSHLGYAGDAEIGENTNIGCGNITANYDGEKKHRTVIGSGVRTGSNTVFVAPVTVGDGAYSGAGAIIRQDVPAGALALSLAKQRNAEGWVAANRPGSLSAALAQSAAATAAAGVAPTSSTTPAPTEEG, from the coding sequence GTGAGCCCCGAGAACACCGGCCCAGCCGCCGTGATCGTCCTAGCTGCAGGGGCCGGCACCCGGATGAAATCCCGCACGCCGAAGATCCTTCACGAGATCGGCGGGCGGTCCCTGGTGGGTCACGCGCTCAACGCCGCCCGCAGCATCGACCCCCGCGAGCTGGCCCTGGTGGTCCGGCATGAACGCGACCTCGTGGCCGCCCACGTCACCGCCCTCGATCCGAAGGCCCTGATCGTGGACCAGGACGACGTCCCCGGCACCGGACGCGCGGTCGAAGCCGCCCTGGAGGCCCTCGACGCCCAAGGCCCGCTGAGCGGAACGGTGGTGGTCACCTACGGCGACGTGCCCCTGCTTACCGGTGAACTGCTGGCCGAGCTCGTTGCCGTCCACGAGGCCGACGACAACGCTGTCACCGTCCTCACTGCCGTCCTCGACGACGCCACCGGCTACGGCCGCATCCTCCGTGCCGGCGACGGAACCGTCACGGGCATCCGCGAACACAAGGACGCCACCGAGGCCGAACGCGGAATCCGCGAAATCAACTCCGGCATCTACGCCTTCGACGCCGCCGTTTTGCGCGACGCGCTGGTCCACATCACCACCGACAACGCGCAGGGCGAAAAGTATCTGACCGATGTCCTGGCCCTGGCCCGTGCCGCGGGCGGCCGTGTCGCCGCCGTCGTCACCGCGGACCGCTGGCAGGTCGAAGGCGCCAACGACCGCGTCCAGCTCTCGGCCCTCGGCGCCGAACACAACCGCCGCACGGTCGAGGCCTGGATGCGCGCCGGCGTCACCGTCGTCGACCCCGCCACCACGTGGATCGACTCCACGGTGACGCTCGACGAGGACGTGCGCCTCCTGCCCAACACCCAGCTGCATGGCGCCACCACGGTGGCGCGCGACGCCGTCGTCGGCCCCGACACGACCCTCAGCGATGTCACGGTAGGGGAGGGCGCCAAGGTGGTTCGCACGCACGGCTCCGGCTCCACGATCGGGGCGCGTGCCAGCGTCGGCCCCTTCACCTACCTGCGCCCCGGCACCGTCCTGGGCGAGACCGGCAAGATCGGTGCGTTCTACGAGACCAAGAACGTCACGATCGGCCGCGGCTCCAAGCTGTCCCACCTCGGTTACGCCGGGGACGCCGAAATCGGCGAGAACACCAACATCGGCTGCGGCAACATCACGGCCAATTACGACGGCGAGAAGAAGCACCGCACGGTGATCGGCTCCGGCGTGCGCACCGGTTCCAACACTGTGTTCGTGGCCCCGGTCACTGTGGGCGACGGCGCCTACAGCGGCGCCGGCGCCATCATCCGCCAGGACGTCCCGGCCGGTGCCCTCGCCCTTTCTTTGGCCAAGCAGCGCAACGCGGAAGGCTGGGTGGCGGCGAACCGCCCCGGCTCCTTGTCCGCCGCCCTGGCCCAGTCCGCCGCCGCAACAGCCGCCGCAGGCGTCGCCCCGACTTCCTCCACTACTCCGGCACCAACAGAAGAGGGCTAG
- a CDS encoding ribose-phosphate diphosphokinase, with the protein MSEITAHGEKKLVLAAGRAHPELAKEIAKELGTELLPLDAYDFANGEIYVRAGESVRGTDAFVIQAHPAPLNNWLMEQLIMIDSLKRASAKRITVVSPFYPYARQDKKGRGREPISARLVADLYKTAGADRIMSVDLHTSQIQGFFDGPVDHLMAIPLLADYIRTRVGSDNITVVSPDTGRVRVAEQWAERLGGAPLAFVHKSRDLTVPNQAVSKTVVGQIEGRTCVLIDDMIDTGGTISGAVQVLKNAGAKDVIIAATHAVFSDPAARRLSESGAREVVVTNTLPISADKRFPQLTVLSIAPLIARAVREVFDDGSVTSLFDGQA; encoded by the coding sequence ATGAGCGAAATTACGGCACACGGCGAAAAGAAGCTGGTGCTGGCCGCGGGGCGGGCGCACCCTGAGCTGGCGAAGGAAATCGCGAAGGAGCTGGGCACCGAGCTGCTGCCGCTGGACGCGTACGATTTCGCCAACGGGGAAATCTACGTTCGCGCCGGCGAAAGCGTCCGCGGCACCGACGCCTTCGTGATCCAGGCCCACCCGGCCCCGCTGAACAACTGGCTCATGGAACAGCTGATCATGATCGATTCGCTCAAGCGGGCCTCCGCCAAGCGCATCACCGTGGTGTCCCCGTTCTACCCCTACGCCCGGCAGGACAAGAAGGGCCGCGGCCGCGAACCGATCTCCGCGCGCCTGGTCGCCGACCTCTACAAGACCGCCGGGGCCGACCGGATCATGAGCGTGGACCTGCACACTTCGCAGATCCAGGGCTTCTTCGACGGCCCCGTGGACCACCTCATGGCCATCCCGCTCCTGGCCGACTACATCCGCACCCGCGTCGGCTCGGACAACATCACCGTCGTCTCCCCGGACACCGGCCGCGTCCGCGTCGCCGAACAGTGGGCCGAACGCCTCGGCGGCGCCCCGCTGGCGTTCGTGCACAAGAGCCGCGACCTGACGGTCCCCAACCAGGCCGTGTCCAAGACGGTCGTGGGCCAGATCGAGGGCCGCACCTGTGTACTGATCGACGACATGATCGACACCGGCGGAACCATCTCCGGCGCCGTCCAGGTGCTCAAGAACGCCGGCGCCAAGGATGTCATCATCGCCGCGACGCACGCCGTGTTCTCCGACCCGGCGGCCCGCCGGCTGTCCGAGTCCGGTGCCCGCGAGGTCGTGGTGACCAACACGCTGCCGATCTCCGCGGACAAGCGCTTCCCGCAGCTGACGGTGCTGTCCATCGCGCCGCTGATCGCGCGCGCCGTCCGTGAAGTGTT